One stretch of Deinobacterium chartae DNA includes these proteins:
- the sdaAA gene encoding L-serine ammonia-lyase, iron-sulfur-dependent, subunit alpha: MTLEEIMNAPAPASQWVLEEDCRESGLEPQDVLTVMRDRIREMRDSVERGLKSDAKSITGMVGWNAKGLWEAEDRLNAPLLKRVQAYAMAVNEENARMGRIVAAPTAGSAGTIPGALLGVADHLGISDDDLVMPMVLAAGVGRAISRQMYISGSAGGCQAEIGSSAAMAAAAVTELLGGTPRAAVHAAALALMNTIGLVCDPVGGYVEVPCVSRNAFFAVHAVSAAQLALAQLESFIPPDEVIGAMAQVGRMMPLQLRETAEGGLAQTPTGRRVTARMEGRED, translated from the coding sequence ATGACCCTCGAAGAAATCATGAACGCCCCCGCCCCCGCCTCGCAGTGGGTCCTCGAGGAGGACTGCCGCGAGAGCGGCCTCGAGCCCCAGGACGTCTTGACGGTGATGCGCGACCGCATCCGCGAGATGCGCGACTCGGTCGAACGCGGCCTGAAAAGCGACGCCAAGAGCATCACCGGCATGGTCGGCTGGAACGCCAAGGGCCTGTGGGAGGCCGAGGACCGCCTGAACGCCCCGCTCCTGAAGCGCGTTCAGGCCTACGCCATGGCGGTCAACGAGGAAAACGCCCGCATGGGGCGCATCGTGGCGGCACCCACCGCCGGAAGTGCTGGAACCATTCCGGGCGCGTTGCTGGGTGTAGCCGATCACCTGGGCATTTCCGACGACGACCTGGTGATGCCGATGGTGCTGGCCGCCGGAGTGGGACGCGCGATCAGCCGCCAGATGTACATCTCCGGTTCGGCCGGGGGCTGTCAGGCCGAGATCGGTTCGTCGGCCGCCATGGCCGCCGCCGCCGTCACCGAACTGCTGGGCGGCACCCCACGCGCAGCGGTGCATGCCGCCGCGCTGGCGCTGATGAACACCATCGGTCTGGTATGTGACCCGGTGGGCGGCTACGTCGAAGTGCCCTGCGTCAGCCGCAACGCGTTCTTTGCGGTGCACGCGGTGAGCGCGGCGCAACTGGCGCTCGCCCAGCTCGAGAGCTTTATTCCGCCCGACGAGGTGATCGGAGCCATGGCGCAGGTGGGACGCATGATGCCGCTACAGCTGCGTGAGACCGCCGAGGGCGGTCTCGCACAAACCCCTACCGGACGCCGGGTGACCGCCCGCATGGAAGGCCGCGAGGACTGA
- the nikB gene encoding nickel ABC transporter permease, translating into MLTYALKRLLTLPLVLLGAALLVFLLMHLAPGDTATALLGEFGQGASAEQLARLREQLGLNDPLLVQYGRFVLEAVQGDLGESLRSGRPVLEEILERFPYTLQLTLVALVLAVVVAIPAGILAARRPGSLWDTLVMGTALLGVSVPSFWLGLMLMLLFSLQLGWLPASGSGSLAHLVLPAVTIAAGSVAFIARMTRASLLEVLSQDFVRTARAKGLPEGRVVMRHALRAALIPVVTSVGLEFGGLLGGAVLTETIFAWPGLGRMTVQAILARDIYLVQGAVLFVTVTFTLVNLLTDLLYVRLNPRIRYD; encoded by the coding sequence ATGCTGACCTACGCCCTCAAACGACTGCTGACCCTGCCGTTGGTCCTGCTCGGTGCCGCCCTGCTGGTCTTCTTGCTGATGCATCTGGCACCGGGCGATACCGCCACCGCCCTGCTGGGCGAATTCGGTCAGGGAGCCTCGGCCGAGCAGCTCGCGCGCCTGCGCGAACAGCTCGGCCTCAATGACCCGCTGCTGGTCCAGTACGGCCGCTTCGTCCTCGAGGCCGTGCAGGGCGACCTGGGCGAATCGCTGCGCAGCGGACGCCCGGTCCTCGAGGAGATCCTCGAGCGTTTCCCGTACACGCTGCAGCTCACGCTGGTGGCACTGGTGCTCGCCGTGGTGGTGGCCATCCCGGCAGGTATCCTGGCTGCCCGCCGCCCTGGCAGCCTGTGGGACACGCTGGTGATGGGTACGGCCCTGCTGGGCGTGAGCGTGCCGTCGTTCTGGCTGGGGTTGATGCTGATGCTGCTGTTCTCGCTGCAGCTCGGCTGGCTGCCCGCCAGCGGCAGTGGCAGCCTGGCACACCTGGTGCTGCCCGCCGTGACCATCGCCGCCGGATCGGTGGCGTTCATCGCGCGTATGACCCGCGCCTCGCTGCTCGAGGTGCTCTCGCAGGACTTCGTGCGCACCGCCCGTGCCAAAGGCCTGCCCGAGGGCCGCGTGGTGATGCGACACGCGCTGCGTGCCGCCCTGATCCCGGTGGTGACCTCGGTGGGCCTCGAGTTCGGCGGCCTGCTGGGCGGCGCGGTGCTGACCGAGACCATCTTCGCGTGGCCCGGGCTGGGCCGCATGACCGTGCAGGCCATCTTGGCCCGCGACATTTACCTGGTGCAGGGCGCCGTGCTGTTCGTGACCGTGACCTTTACGCTGGTGAACCTGCTGACCGACCTGCTGTACGTGCGCCTGAACCCGAGGATCCGCTATGACTGA
- a CDS encoding DUF1684 domain-containing protein, producing the protein MTATSPLPTPEELRARFAAHEARIRDQVLPEDLRAGFDGLKFFEPDPAYQVIAHGTLEQTPSVVEMITTRGEQRAFHRWGRVRFTLPGGEASLAVFGPVSDATPQRLFTSFRDRTSGRETYAAGRSVAVTRDGDAFVIDFNEAYNFYCAYGDRWNCALPPAENWLDLEIRAGEKAYH; encoded by the coding sequence ATGACCGCCACGTCCCCACTGCCCACCCCCGAGGAACTTCGCGCCCGCTTCGCTGCCCACGAGGCCCGCATCCGCGATCAGGTGCTGCCCGAGGACCTGCGCGCCGGGTTTGACGGCCTGAAGTTCTTCGAGCCCGATCCGGCCTATCAGGTGATCGCCCACGGCACCCTCGAGCAGACCCCCAGCGTGGTCGAGATGATCACCACCCGCGGCGAGCAGCGCGCTTTTCACCGTTGGGGCCGCGTCCGTTTTACCCTGCCTGGCGGCGAGGCCAGCCTGGCGGTATTCGGTCCGGTGAGCGACGCCACGCCGCAGCGGCTCTTTACCTCGTTCCGCGACCGCACCTCGGGCCGTGAGACCTACGCGGCGGGCCGCAGCGTGGCGGTGACCCGCGACGGCGACGCTTTTGTCATCGACTTCAACGAGGCCTATAACTTCTACTGCGCCTACGGCGACCGCTGGAACTGCGCGCTGCCCCCGGCCGAGAACTGGCTGGACCTCGAGATCCGCGCGGGCGAGAAGGCCTACCACTGA
- the sdaAB gene encoding L-serine ammonia-lyase, iron-sulfur-dependent subunit beta, which yields MSLLDMIGPVMIGPSSSHTAGACRIGLISRAVLGRAPTRARIGLHASFAKTGRGHGTHLALVAGLLGFAPDDARLPRAFEEARAAGLEVEFYETNLGEVHPNTADLDLEGEGVRARVVASSTGGGLIEVIRVDGFQVAFDGASPTLLLKYRDTYGVIARVAGIIAEDHVNIATLTCNREKRGGLALMSIQLDAPLSDHAVRTVAGLSEMSWIRRLPKVVG from the coding sequence ATGAGCCTGCTCGACATGATCGGCCCCGTGATGATCGGCCCCTCCAGCAGTCATACCGCCGGGGCCTGCCGCATCGGGCTGATTTCGCGGGCGGTGCTGGGACGCGCTCCCACCCGGGCGCGTATCGGGCTGCACGCTTCGTTTGCCAAGACCGGACGCGGTCACGGCACGCATCTGGCGCTGGTGGCGGGTCTGCTGGGCTTCGCGCCCGACGATGCGCGCCTGCCGCGTGCTTTTGAGGAAGCCCGCGCAGCGGGACTCGAGGTCGAGTTCTACGAGACCAACCTGGGCGAGGTGCACCCGAACACCGCTGACCTTGACCTCGAGGGGGAAGGCGTGCGTGCCCGGGTGGTGGCCTCGAGCACCGGGGGCGGCCTGATCGAGGTGATCCGGGTGGACGGCTTCCAGGTGGCTTTCGATGGTGCGAGCCCCACGCTGCTGCTGAAGTACCGGGACACCTACGGCGTGATCGCGCGGGTGGCGGGCATCATCGCCGAGGACCACGTGAATATCGCGACCCTCACCTGTAACCGCGAGAAGCGCGGCGGACTGGCGCTGATGAGCATCCAGCTCGATGCGCCGCTCTCGGACCACGCGGTGCGCACGGTGGCGGGCCTGAGCGAGATGAGCTGGATTCGCCGCTTGCCCAAGGTGGTGGGTTAA
- a CDS encoding glutathione ABC transporter substrate-binding protein: MTRKALLLTALLGLATPALAAGTITVATSADAPTLDPNATFNGYSFAVTNQIFETLLRRTDDGIQPGLATSWKALSPTRWRFELRRGVRFQDGTPFNAEAVKYSIERLIDPANKAPGAYVLDVVKDVKVVDADTVEITTRYPFGPLLAHLTHPVTAIVSPTAAKKAGKNFGRSPVGTGPFAFDAWKTGDQVTLVANKNYWNGAPKLDKIVFRTIPETATQVVELRSGAVDLIVNLPPERVKELENNPRIDVAKSLGWGSTYFGFNTQSGPTRLPKVRQALAAAIDRDAIVNQLRGGMAVKASVPVPPTVWGAAKGVASPEYDVAKAKRLLAEAGYKNGFSIDLISTNTGEFPQLAQAIQFQLGQIGVKVNVKLLEYSAFVQEVVKPNHGLYLSSWGTVTLDADYALYALFHSSEIGTNNYALYKNPKVDKLLLQARRSNDSAERQKAYLEVQKQIASDLPLLTLYYPYTSYAKSSRLQGVEVNYSWINMNLSKAFIK; this comes from the coding sequence ATGACCCGTAAAGCTCTGCTCCTGACCGCCCTGCTCGGCCTTGCCACCCCCGCACTGGCCGCCGGAACCATCACTGTGGCCACCAGCGCCGACGCGCCCACGCTGGATCCCAACGCCACCTTCAACGGTTACAGCTTTGCAGTCACCAACCAGATTTTCGAGACCTTGCTGCGCCGCACCGACGACGGCATCCAGCCGGGTCTGGCCACTTCCTGGAAGGCCCTGAGCCCCACCCGCTGGCGTTTCGAGCTGCGCCGCGGCGTGCGCTTCCAAGACGGCACCCCCTTCAACGCCGAGGCCGTCAAGTACTCGATCGAGCGCCTGATCGATCCGGCCAACAAGGCCCCTGGTGCCTACGTGCTCGACGTGGTCAAGGACGTCAAGGTCGTGGACGCCGACACGGTCGAGATCACCACCCGCTACCCCTTCGGACCGCTGCTGGCGCACCTGACCCACCCGGTCACCGCCATCGTGAGCCCCACCGCTGCCAAAAAGGCCGGCAAGAACTTTGGCCGCAGCCCGGTGGGTACCGGCCCCTTCGCGTTTGACGCCTGGAAGACCGGTGACCAGGTGACCCTGGTCGCCAACAAGAACTACTGGAACGGTGCCCCCAAGCTCGACAAGATCGTGTTCCGCACCATCCCCGAAACCGCCACCCAGGTGGTCGAGCTGCGCTCGGGCGCGGTGGACCTGATCGTGAACCTGCCGCCCGAGCGCGTCAAGGAACTCGAGAACAACCCGCGCATCGACGTGGCGAAGTCGCTGGGCTGGGGCTCGACCTACTTCGGCTTCAACACCCAAAGCGGCCCCACCCGCCTGCCCAAGGTGCGTCAGGCCCTCGCCGCCGCCATCGACCGCGACGCCATCGTGAACCAGTTGCGCGGCGGCATGGCCGTCAAGGCCAGCGTGCCGGTTCCGCCCACCGTATGGGGTGCTGCCAAGGGCGTCGCCTCGCCCGAGTACGACGTCGCCAAGGCCAAGCGCCTGCTGGCCGAGGCCGGCTACAAGAACGGCTTCAGCATTGACCTGATCTCCACCAACACCGGCGAGTTCCCGCAGCTGGCCCAGGCCATCCAGTTCCAGCTCGGCCAGATCGGCGTCAAGGTCAACGTCAAGCTGCTCGAGTACTCGGCCTTTGTGCAGGAGGTCGTCAAGCCCAACCACGGCCTGTACCTCAGCTCGTGGGGCACCGTGACCCTGGACGCCGACTACGCGCTGTACGCGCTGTTCCACTCCAGCGAGATCGGCACCAACAACTACGCCCTGTACAAGAACCCCAAGGTGGACAAGCTGCTGCTGCAGGCCCGCCGCAGCAACGACAGCGCCGAGCGCCAGAAGGCCTACCTCGAGGTGCAAAAACAGATCGCGTCCGACCTGCCGCTGCTGACCCTGTACTACCCTTACACCAGCTACGCCAAGTCGAGCCGTCTGCAGGGCGTGGAGGTCAACTACTCGTGGATCAACATGAACCTCTCCAAGGCGTTTATCAAGTAA
- a CDS encoding alpha/beta hydrolase, with translation MRIRRLLLTGLLIGTVSAGVCACAPIYALNTVTITRGLVVAQNLPYGNDPRQKLDVYAQPGRKDAPVVVFVHGGNWTSGSKDEYVFLGDSLARAGFVAVVISYRLAPTVQYPGFVRDTVRALRWAKDHAGRYGGDPKRLFVMGHSAGAFNAAAATVRRDLLAEQGLSPSDLRGVIGLAGPYDYDPAYSREKRVYPPGATRNRVMPAAQVTPGLPPFLLLVAARDQIVSPENGTRMRVALEANRVPVRYLEVPGVDHFSLMGAMARRLTFLGPVRDEVIRFVREHAE, from the coding sequence ATGCGAATCCGCCGCCTGCTGCTGACCGGCCTGCTCATCGGGACGGTAAGTGCGGGGGTGTGCGCCTGTGCTCCGATCTACGCCCTGAACACCGTCACCATCACCCGGGGACTCGTGGTCGCACAGAACCTGCCTTACGGCAACGACCCGCGCCAGAAACTCGACGTGTACGCCCAGCCGGGCCGGAAGGACGCCCCGGTGGTGGTGTTCGTGCACGGCGGCAACTGGACCTCGGGTTCCAAGGACGAATACGTGTTCCTGGGCGACTCGCTTGCCCGCGCGGGCTTTGTGGCGGTGGTGATCAGCTACCGCCTGGCCCCCACAGTGCAGTACCCGGGATTCGTACGCGACACGGTGCGCGCGCTGCGCTGGGCCAAAGATCATGCGGGCCGCTACGGCGGCGACCCGAAACGGCTGTTCGTGATGGGTCACTCGGCCGGGGCTTTCAACGCCGCCGCCGCCACGGTGCGCCGCGACCTGCTGGCCGAGCAGGGCCTCAGCCCCTCGGATCTGCGCGGCGTCATCGGGCTGGCAGGTCCCTACGACTACGATCCGGCCTACTCGCGCGAGAAACGGGTCTACCCGCCCGGAGCCACCCGCAACCGGGTGATGCCCGCCGCGCAGGTCACACCCGGCCTGCCTCCCTTTCTGCTGCTGGTGGCTGCCCGGGACCAGATCGTGAGCCCGGAAAACGGCACGCGCATGCGCGTCGCCCTCGAGGCAAACCGCGTACCGGTACGCTACCTTGAAGTTCCCGGGGTGGACCACTTCAGCCTGATGGGGGCCATGGCACGCCGGCTAACCTTCCTGGGTCCGGTGCGCGACGAGGTGATCCGCTTCGTGCGCGAACACGCCGAATAA
- a CDS encoding ABC transporter permease encodes MTEAPVLTKTPPARRRGALGRLWRRPSAVVGIVLLGAVVLMSLLAPWIAPMPENAQNWGERLLPPSAKHPFGTDEFGRSVLSRALYGGRISLLSGILPVLMGGVIGTLLGLLAGYFGGWVDRVLTLVFDILLAFPAIFLALAIVGAFGPGFVNALLAVAVVSIPAYARLVRAEVLRLRDTEFVEAARATGASGGRIVLRHLLPNAFSPLVVQATLSIGYAILATAGLSFLGLGVQPPVSDWGEMLSSGRQYLPEAWWLELFPGLFILATVLGANLLGDALRDALDPRSARR; translated from the coding sequence ATGACTGAGGCCCCTGTCTTGACCAAGACCCCGCCTGCCCGTCGGCGCGGCGCCCTGGGCCGCCTGTGGCGCCGCCCGAGCGCGGTGGTGGGCATCGTCTTGCTGGGCGCGGTGGTGCTGATGAGCCTGCTGGCCCCCTGGATCGCCCCGATGCCCGAGAACGCGCAGAACTGGGGCGAGCGCCTGCTGCCGCCTTCGGCCAAGCACCCGTTTGGCACCGACGAGTTCGGGCGCTCGGTGCTGAGCCGGGCCCTGTACGGCGGGCGCATCTCGCTGCTCTCCGGCATCCTGCCGGTCCTGATGGGCGGCGTGATCGGCACGCTGCTGGGCCTGTTGGCCGGCTACTTCGGCGGCTGGGTCGACCGCGTGCTCACGCTGGTCTTCGACATCCTGCTGGCGTTTCCGGCGATCTTTTTGGCCCTGGCCATCGTGGGAGCTTTCGGTCCCGGCTTTGTCAACGCGCTGCTGGCGGTCGCGGTGGTCTCCATTCCGGCCTACGCCCGACTGGTGCGCGCCGAGGTGCTGCGGCTGCGCGACACCGAGTTCGTGGAAGCCGCCCGCGCTACCGGGGCGAGCGGTGGCCGCATCGTGCTGCGCCACCTGCTGCCCAACGCCTTCTCGCCGCTGGTGGTGCAGGCCACCTTGTCGATCGGCTACGCGATCCTGGCGACCGCCGGCCTGTCGTTTTTGGGCCTGGGCGTGCAACCCCCGGTTTCGGACTGGGGCGAGATGCTCTCCAGCGGACGCCAGTACCTGCCCGAAGCGTGGTGGCTGGAGCTGTTTCCGGGCCTGTTCATCCTGGCGACCGTGCTCGGCGCGAACCTGCTCGGTGACGCGCTGCGCGACGCCCTTGATCCCCGCTCTGCCCGCAGATGA